Proteins co-encoded in one Parascardovia denticolens DSM 10105 = JCM 12538 genomic window:
- a CDS encoding carbohydrate ABC transporter permease — translation MSNRRNSFGAAVKPFFRWLSLRNIAIFFLVANLAIFTIYPIGKAFAGSMHQWNPLNGTYSWVGLKNFQAILTDGLFWKSIWNTFYFSAFSVIFRIVIGLGIALMLYSKMTKYKTVLRGLFYMPTVTPLVAVSLVWVWMYDPQFGLINRTTHLDVNWLHSATWSLPAIIIMTIWKDFGYATVLYLAALMNVPKDLYEAAEIDGANSSQIFWRITLPMIRPTTIFVLITSIITYMQAYVQFLMMTEGGPGTSTYTISYLIYDTAFVKYNFGEASAMSIVLFVITGILTLIMFKVTGESDER, via the coding sequence ATGAGTAACCGAAGAAATAGCTTCGGGGCGGCGGTAAAGCCCTTCTTCAGATGGCTGAGTCTGCGGAACATAGCCATCTTCTTCCTGGTCGCGAACCTGGCCATCTTCACCATCTATCCCATCGGGAAGGCCTTTGCGGGCAGCATGCACCAATGGAACCCCCTGAATGGAACCTACAGCTGGGTCGGGCTCAAGAACTTCCAGGCGATCCTGACCGATGGGCTTTTCTGGAAGTCGATTTGGAACACCTTCTATTTCTCCGCCTTCTCCGTGATTTTCAGGATCGTCATCGGTCTGGGCATCGCCCTGATGCTCTATTCCAAGATGACCAAATACAAGACGGTATTGAGGGGCCTGTTCTACATGCCCACCGTCACCCCTTTGGTGGCCGTCTCCCTGGTTTGGGTCTGGATGTACGACCCCCAGTTCGGCCTCATCAACCGGACCACCCACCTGGACGTCAACTGGCTGCATAGCGCCACCTGGTCCCTGCCGGCCATCATCATCATGACCATCTGGAAGGATTTCGGATACGCGACCGTCCTCTACCTGGCGGCTCTGATGAACGTCCCCAAAGACCTGTACGAGGCCGCCGAAATCGACGGGGCCAACAGCAGCCAGATCTTCTGGCGCATCACTTTGCCCATGATCCGGCCGACGACCATCTTCGTCCTCATCACTTCCATCATCACCTACATGCAGGCTTACGTCCAATTCCTCATGATGACCGAGGGCGGACCGGGCACGTCCACGTACACGATCAGCTATCTCATCTACGACACCGCCTTCGTCAAATACAACTTCGGCGAGGCGTCGGCCATGAGCATCGTCCTCTTCGTCATCACCGGCATCCTCACCTTGATCATGTTCAAGGTGACAGGGGAAAGCGACGAACGATGA
- a CDS encoding ABC transporter substrate-binding protein codes for MPRQWVLFLILLIVFSLIAYLAYGYITTKRISLPGQSTDEITIGTTMAPANFNLAASTDDATSQALQDNVYQSLLKRDPNQNVPASASPLLDSWSLSPDGLTYTFHLKDGIYFSNGSKLTASDVVWSLKTGIQRNEAAYAPLRAAKSVENQGERTVIIRLSSPLPQLAWLLCGRLGVVYSQAAGGPQDASAVGTGPYTVSKLSPAKAGAKSQGGESAPASLKLTARRDHQYASFRGSNVTFRYYSDPEQAWKDVQAATIDAYLPAQPTSQKTFSQAKSSMNLTVDTSGSSRRVGLAFNSSADSVFSEQRFREAYRYFLDQNALISATGLHAHALTGPIPSVEPGFQDFTSQYHKDVQAGQKLLSYFGYRPRLFLCPKSLEKIGRAVNAQLAAAGEHLNLTVVDDAAFTKQVLQDKKYDLAIVPFSGSHDMDDLTNPDGFLNFTDSVTDQNRAALGLSRNDSQYQSNLQKTAARLTDQAAVAWLFEEDALVIHQNSLTSIRTTSPSSYLPLADGLQKK; via the coding sequence ATGCCCAGACAATGGGTCCTTTTCCTGATTCTGCTCATCGTCTTCTCTTTGATCGCCTATCTCGCTTACGGCTACATCACGACCAAGCGGATTTCCCTGCCCGGCCAATCCACGGACGAAATCACCATTGGAACGACCATGGCCCCAGCCAACTTCAATCTGGCAGCCTCCACCGACGACGCCACCAGCCAGGCCTTGCAGGACAACGTCTACCAAAGCCTGCTCAAACGCGACCCCAATCAGAACGTCCCCGCTTCCGCCTCCCCCCTGCTGGACTCCTGGTCCCTCAGCCCTGATGGCCTGACCTATACTTTCCATCTCAAAGACGGGATCTACTTCTCGAATGGCTCGAAACTCACGGCTTCCGACGTGGTCTGGTCCCTCAAGACCGGCATCCAGCGCAACGAAGCGGCCTACGCCCCTCTCCGGGCGGCCAAATCCGTGGAAAACCAGGGGGAAAGGACGGTCATCATCCGCCTCTCGTCCCCCTTGCCGCAATTGGCCTGGCTCCTGTGCGGGCGCCTGGGCGTCGTCTACAGCCAGGCGGCGGGCGGGCCCCAGGACGCGAGCGCGGTGGGGACCGGCCCTTACACGGTCTCGAAGCTTTCTCCTGCCAAGGCAGGCGCGAAATCCCAAGGAGGGGAATCGGCCCCCGCCTCTTTGAAGCTGACGGCCCGCAGGGACCATCAATACGCGTCCTTCCGAGGGTCCAACGTGACCTTCCGCTACTACAGCGACCCTGAGCAAGCCTGGAAAGACGTGCAGGCCGCGACCATCGACGCCTATCTTCCCGCGCAACCGACCAGCCAGAAGACCTTCTCCCAAGCCAAATCCTCCATGAACCTGACCGTGGATACCAGCGGGTCCAGCCGGCGAGTCGGCTTGGCCTTCAACTCCTCGGCCGACTCGGTCTTCTCCGAGCAAAGGTTCCGCGAGGCCTACCGCTACTTTCTGGATCAGAACGCCCTCATCTCCGCGACCGGCCTTCACGCGCACGCCCTCACCGGGCCCATCCCCAGCGTGGAGCCGGGATTCCAGGACTTCACCTCCCAATACCACAAGGACGTGCAAGCCGGGCAAAAACTCCTCTCCTACTTCGGCTATCGACCCCGCCTTTTCCTCTGCCCCAAGAGCCTGGAGAAGATCGGGCGGGCGGTCAACGCGCAGCTGGCGGCGGCCGGCGAGCACCTCAATCTGACCGTGGTCGATGACGCCGCCTTCACCAAGCAGGTCCTGCAAGACAAAAAGTACGACCTGGCCATCGTCCCCTTCTCCGGCTCGCACGACATGGATGACCTGACCAACCCCGACGGCTTCCTCAACTTCACCGATTCGGTCACCGATCAGAACCGGGCGGCCCTTGGCCTTTCCCGCAACGACTCCCAGTACCAGTCCAACCTGCAGAAAACCGCCGCCCGCCTGACCGACCAAGCCGCCGTCGCCTGGCTGTTCGAGGAGGACGCCCTAGTCATCCACCAGAATTCCCTCACTTCCATCCGGACCACATCCCCTTCCTCTTACCTGCCCCTTGCGGACGGTCTACAGAAAAAGTAG
- a CDS encoding ABC transporter substrate-binding protein, which translates to MRMKRLLTAALATVCIAGMAACGSGPQGATDTKANKGLPTVGQAVQYNPNHLVNGGKPITIDYWTWNGTGDTALPSFKAYTKIHPNVRIVRHDVNWDDYFTKLPLQLRGKNGPALFAVHNSFDSVLSPYMATYDIPLKSLEADYRNVAPHAVDGKVKYIDSIINTGMWYYNKDMWKEAGLSDKDLPKTWDQMREDAKKLTKRNGSGKLTRAGINFNGSGEYNAMWQGLNYQQGKLLFKSDQTTVNYDTAATKEVLKTIKAIYEDDKSGSANFGTDAQKSFGNGQTAMVYQWGSFAITLKSKYPKINWGVFAPPLWKAETKPLAYDRYNGESTPGINKNARPEQQAVAQDIMKYLLASDDFMKNTAINFQSVPAKKSLDSDKQITAMPSYQAIHPVVDRLIWPGPVPSTLEDTSKQVFENVFYNKKSIDSAVADGQKTMQKDLDGISPKFTSLEKNYAFYKEAAVD; encoded by the coding sequence ATGAGAATGAAAAGACTGCTTACCGCTGCTTTAGCAACCGTTTGCATAGCTGGTATGGCCGCCTGTGGTTCAGGTCCGCAAGGGGCCACCGACACGAAAGCCAACAAGGGTCTGCCCACCGTGGGCCAGGCCGTCCAGTATAACCCCAATCATCTGGTGAACGGGGGCAAACCCATCACCATCGATTATTGGACGTGGAACGGGACCGGCGACACCGCCCTTCCCAGCTTCAAGGCTTATACGAAGATCCACCCCAATGTGCGCATCGTCCGTCATGATGTGAACTGGGATGACTACTTCACCAAACTGCCCCTGCAGCTGCGCGGGAAGAACGGCCCCGCCCTCTTCGCCGTCCACAATTCCTTCGACAGCGTCCTTTCCCCTTACATGGCCACTTACGACATCCCTCTGAAGAGTCTGGAGGCCGACTACCGCAACGTGGCTCCTCACGCCGTGGATGGCAAGGTCAAGTACATCGACTCCATCATCAACACCGGCATGTGGTACTACAACAAAGACATGTGGAAGGAGGCCGGCCTTAGCGACAAGGACCTTCCCAAGACTTGGGACCAGATGCGCGAAGACGCCAAAAAGCTGACCAAGCGCAACGGTTCCGGCAAACTCACCCGGGCCGGGATCAACTTCAACGGCAGCGGCGAATACAACGCCATGTGGCAGGGTCTGAATTACCAGCAGGGCAAGCTCCTGTTCAAGTCCGACCAGACCACGGTCAACTACGATACGGCTGCCACCAAGGAAGTCCTCAAGACCATCAAGGCCATCTACGAGGACGACAAGTCCGGTTCAGCCAACTTCGGCACCGATGCCCAGAAGAGCTTCGGCAACGGTCAGACCGCCATGGTCTACCAGTGGGGCTCTTTCGCCATCACCCTCAAGAGCAAGTATCCCAAGATCAATTGGGGTGTCTTCGCTCCTCCGCTCTGGAAGGCCGAGACCAAGCCTTTGGCTTACGACCGCTACAACGGCGAATCCACCCCAGGCATCAACAAGAACGCCCGCCCCGAACAGCAGGCCGTCGCCCAAGACATCATGAAGTATCTCCTGGCCTCCGACGACTTCATGAAGAACACCGCCATCAACTTCCAGTCCGTCCCCGCCAAGAAGAGCCTGGATTCCGATAAGCAGATCACCGCCATGCCCTCCTATCAGGCCATCCACCCCGTGGTCGACCGTCTGATCTGGCCCGGACCCGTCCCCTCCACCTTGGAGGACACCTCCAAGCAGGTCTTCGAAAACGTCTTCTACAACAAGAAGTCGATCGATTCGGCGGTCGCTGATGGACAGAAGACCATGCAGAAGGATCTGGATGGGATCTCCCCCAAGTTCACTTCTCTGGAGAAGAACTACGCCTTCTATAAGGAGGCCGCGGTCGATTGA
- the valS gene encoding valine--tRNA ligase gives MTEKTDNSTLFEGNDLAMAASGANADAGKSELADEGAGEAFVKADLSPLPDKVGVEGLEKKWTADWEAKQTYKFGNTRDRKAVYSIDTPPPTVSGHLHVGHVFSYTHTDIIARFKRMNGYDVFYPMGWDDNGLPTERRVQNYYGVRVDTSLKYDPDFKPPYEGTNGKKIQAKDQVPVSRQNFIELCERLSAEDEKLFEDLWRTLGLSIDWSQTYHTIGEHPRRVAQKAFLRNLARGEAYQKDAPGLWDVTFQTAVAQAELESREYDGFYHKIAFYLEDGSPIYIETTRPELLPACVALIAHPDDERYQAYFGKKVSSPLFHVEVPVVAHPAAEMDKGAGIAMCCTFGDVTDVQWWRELNLPTRSILQRNGRLVMDTPDWITDPTGRDFYARLAGKTTFSARKEIVDELRETGAMDGEPKPTKRMTNFYEKGDKPLEIVTSRQWYLKNGGSDRDLQAQLIQRGKELDFHPDFMRVRYENWVNGLNGDWLISRQRFFGVPFPLWYPISENGTVDYAHPLAPSEDRLPIDPTNDVPEGYQEEQRDQPGGFTAEKDIMDTWATSSLTPQIVTRWAEPGEENEALFKATFPMDLRPQGQDIIRTWLFSSIDRSHLENGCLPWAHTTLSGWILDPDHKKMSKSKGNVVVPTEPIEKFGADAVRYWAACARLGTDAAYEVGQMKIGRRLAIKLLNATKFALAIGREDENHHVGASQQAEWKFSDVTVDLDEAVMAALAIVIETATEALNSYDHARALETIETFFWQFCDDYIELAKNRAYGTAKATGQVPSEAEVLSARTTLGLALDAFARLLAPYLPYATEEVWSWMHEDGGSVHRAAWPQAAPYRQAADGMDPAMLQWAGDALAALRKIKSENKVPMKTPILSATLQMDVSGLDFVKSALVDIAEAGHATGPITLESTGSTGSAGDKKGTGAAEAATAAKAAASASAVEAQTASASASAEAQGIAVSTAPAEAQNSVVAVESVLGEAPAKKK, from the coding sequence ATGACTGAAAAGACTGATAATTCGACCCTTTTCGAGGGGAATGACCTCGCCATGGCCGCTTCAGGCGCGAACGCAGACGCGGGCAAAAGCGAACTCGCGGACGAAGGCGCAGGCGAGGCCTTCGTCAAGGCCGACCTCAGCCCCTTGCCGGACAAGGTGGGCGTGGAAGGCCTGGAAAAGAAGTGGACAGCCGACTGGGAGGCCAAGCAGACCTACAAATTCGGCAACACCCGCGACCGCAAGGCCGTCTACTCCATCGACACCCCGCCGCCCACCGTCTCCGGACACCTGCACGTGGGCCACGTTTTCTCTTACACTCACACCGACATCATCGCCCGCTTCAAGCGCATGAACGGCTACGACGTCTTCTATCCCATGGGTTGGGACGACAACGGCCTGCCGACCGAACGCCGGGTGCAGAATTATTACGGCGTGCGCGTGGATACCTCCCTCAAGTACGACCCTGACTTCAAGCCGCCTTACGAAGGCACCAACGGCAAGAAGATCCAGGCCAAGGACCAGGTTCCCGTCTCCCGGCAGAACTTCATCGAACTGTGCGAAAGGCTTTCCGCCGAAGATGAGAAGCTTTTCGAAGACTTGTGGCGTACTTTGGGCCTGTCCATCGACTGGTCCCAGACTTATCACACCATCGGCGAACATCCCCGGCGGGTGGCTCAGAAGGCCTTCCTGCGTAATCTGGCTCGAGGCGAGGCCTATCAGAAGGACGCTCCCGGATTGTGGGACGTAACCTTCCAGACCGCGGTCGCCCAAGCCGAGCTGGAAAGCCGCGAGTATGACGGCTTCTACCACAAGATCGCCTTCTACCTAGAAGACGGCTCCCCCATTTACATCGAGACCACCCGCCCCGAACTCCTGCCCGCCTGCGTGGCCCTGATCGCCCACCCTGACGACGAGCGTTACCAGGCTTACTTCGGCAAGAAGGTCTCCTCCCCCCTCTTCCACGTGGAGGTTCCCGTGGTGGCGCATCCGGCCGCGGAGATGGACAAGGGCGCCGGCATCGCCATGTGCTGCACCTTCGGCGACGTGACCGACGTGCAGTGGTGGCGTGAGCTTAATCTGCCCACCCGCTCCATTTTGCAGCGCAACGGCCGCCTGGTCATGGACACCCCGGACTGGATCACCGACCCCACCGGGCGCGATTTCTATGCCCGTCTGGCTGGCAAGACCACCTTCTCCGCGCGCAAGGAAATCGTGGATGAGCTGCGCGAGACCGGCGCTATGGACGGCGAGCCCAAGCCCACCAAGCGTATGACCAACTTCTACGAAAAGGGCGACAAGCCTTTGGAAATCGTCACCTCCCGCCAGTGGTACCTGAAGAACGGCGGCAGCGACCGCGACCTGCAGGCCCAGCTCATCCAGCGCGGCAAGGAGCTCGACTTCCACCCCGATTTCATGCGGGTCCGCTACGAAAACTGGGTGAACGGACTCAACGGCGACTGGCTGATCTCCCGCCAGCGCTTCTTCGGCGTCCCCTTCCCCCTCTGGTATCCCATCAGCGAGAACGGGACCGTGGACTACGCCCATCCTTTGGCCCCGTCCGAGGACCGCCTGCCGATTGACCCCACCAACGATGTGCCCGAAGGTTACCAGGAAGAGCAGCGCGACCAGCCCGGCGGCTTCACCGCCGAGAAGGACATCATGGACACCTGGGCCACCAGCTCCCTGACCCCGCAAATCGTCACCCGCTGGGCGGAGCCGGGCGAAGAGAACGAGGCCCTTTTCAAGGCCACCTTCCCCATGGATCTGCGTCCTCAAGGGCAGGACATCATCCGGACCTGGCTCTTCAGCTCCATCGACCGATCTCACCTGGAAAACGGTTGCCTGCCTTGGGCTCATACCACTTTGTCCGGCTGGATTCTGGACCCCGATCACAAGAAGATGAGCAAGTCCAAGGGCAACGTGGTCGTGCCGACCGAGCCGATCGAGAAGTTCGGAGCCGACGCCGTGCGCTACTGGGCCGCTTGCGCCCGTCTGGGAACCGACGCCGCTTATGAGGTCGGTCAGATGAAGATCGGCCGCCGCCTGGCCATCAAGCTGCTCAACGCCACCAAGTTCGCCTTGGCCATTGGCCGCGAAGACGAGAACCATCATGTGGGAGCCAGCCAGCAGGCCGAGTGGAAGTTCTCAGACGTGACCGTAGACCTGGATGAGGCCGTCATGGCAGCTTTGGCCATCGTGATCGAGACCGCGACCGAGGCGCTGAACTCTTACGACCACGCCCGGGCTCTGGAAACCATCGAGACCTTCTTCTGGCAGTTCTGCGACGACTACATCGAGCTGGCCAAGAACCGCGCTTACGGCACGGCCAAGGCCACCGGCCAGGTGCCATCCGAGGCGGAAGTGCTTTCCGCCCGCACCACTCTGGGCTTGGCTTTGGACGCATTCGCCCGTCTGCTGGCCCCCTACCTGCCTTATGCCACGGAAGAGGTCTGGTCTTGGATGCACGAGGACGGCGGCTCGGTTCACCGCGCTGCCTGGCCCCAGGCCGCTCCTTACCGCCAAGCCGCTGATGGCATGGACCCTGCCATGCTCCAATGGGCCGGTGACGCCTTGGCCGCCCTGCGCAAAATCAAGTCCGAGAACAAGGTTCCCATGAAGACCCCTATTCTCAGTGCAACCTTGCAAATGGATGTTTCCGGGCTTGACTTCGTGAAGTCGGCTTTGGTGGACATTGCCGAGGCCGGTCATGCGACCGGGCCAATCACTCTGGAATCGACCGGGAGTACTGGGAGTGCCGGAGATAAAAAGGGTACCGGAGCTGCCGAAGCTGCTACTGCTGCTAAGGCCGCCGCATCCGCCTCCGCCGTCGAAGCGCAGACCGCCTCTGCTTCTGCATCCGCCGAAGCGCAAGGCATCGCCGTATCCACCGCTCCCGCCGAAGCACAAAACTCCGTGGTAGCCGTGGAAAGCGTTCTGGGAGAAGCTCCAGCCAAAAAGAAGTAA
- a CDS encoding carbohydrate ABC transporter permease, whose translation MKIKQILFNIVLWLLALITIIPFVWMLISSFAPNSAIVSVTGGFFPKPSTVQNYINIQQKFNFLQLFANSLFISVVKTVIVLYTSALLGYVFAKMRFRGRNLLFGIVLATMMIPWAVTIIPQYEMMTNFGLTDSYWALILPAMINAFGVFQLRQGMSSVSDEIVEAARVDGASEFRIFHQIMIPLCRNSISALGIFVFLWNWEDYLWPFLMITDENKMLLSVGLKAFDGQFGTDYGGLFAATSLAIIPVLLVYLIFQKQFIAGIASGSTKG comes from the coding sequence ATGAAAATCAAACAGATCCTTTTCAACATCGTCCTCTGGCTGCTGGCCCTGATCACCATCATCCCCTTCGTGTGGATGCTGATTTCCTCCTTCGCGCCCAACAGCGCCATCGTCAGCGTGACCGGGGGCTTCTTCCCCAAACCCAGCACCGTCCAGAACTACATCAACATCCAGCAGAAATTCAACTTCCTGCAGCTGTTCGCCAACTCGCTCTTCATCAGCGTGGTCAAGACGGTCATCGTCCTTTACACCAGCGCCCTCTTGGGCTACGTCTTCGCCAAGATGCGATTCCGCGGGAGGAACCTGCTTTTCGGGATCGTCCTGGCGACCATGATGATCCCCTGGGCCGTGACCATCATCCCCCAGTATGAGATGATGACCAACTTCGGTCTGACAGATTCCTACTGGGCCTTGATCCTGCCCGCGATGATCAACGCTTTCGGCGTCTTCCAGCTGAGGCAAGGCATGAGCAGCGTCTCCGACGAAATCGTGGAGGCCGCCCGGGTGGATGGGGCCAGCGAATTCCGCATCTTCCACCAGATCATGATCCCCTTGTGCCGCAACAGCATCTCCGCCTTGGGCATCTTCGTTTTCCTGTGGAACTGGGAAGACTACCTGTGGCCTTTCCTCATGATCACCGACGAGAACAAGATGCTCCTGTCCGTGGGGCTCAAGGCTTTCGATGGGCAGTTCGGGACGGATTACGGCGGGCTTTTCGCGGCGACTTCGCTGGCGATCATCCCCGTTTTGCTGGTCTATCTGATTTTCCAGAAGCAGTTCATCGCCGGCATCGCTTCGGGCAGCACCAAGGGATAG
- the nth gene encoding endonuclease III, producing the protein MHKEYAILCQVYPTPKSALTFSNPFELLIATMMSAQTTDVQVNKVTPELFRRFPTPLALSQANPSEVAEIINSIGFFRTKAQHAVMIANDLITRFGGEVPRTMEELTTLPGVGRKTANVILGNAFDLPGFPVDTHVMRVTKRLHWRSDWNKTKDDPVAIEKEVTAAFEPTEWRDLSHRLIDFGRDTCHARKPECLICPLRDTCPSFGLYI; encoded by the coding sequence ATGCACAAGGAATACGCCATCCTCTGCCAGGTCTACCCGACCCCCAAATCAGCCCTCACCTTCTCCAACCCCTTCGAACTGTTGATCGCCACCATGATGAGCGCGCAGACCACGGACGTGCAGGTCAACAAGGTCACCCCGGAGCTCTTCCGCCGCTTCCCCACCCCGCTGGCCCTGTCCCAGGCGAATCCCAGCGAGGTGGCCGAGATCATCAACAGCATCGGCTTCTTCAGGACCAAGGCTCAGCATGCGGTCATGATCGCCAACGACCTCATCACCCGCTTCGGGGGCGAGGTCCCCCGGACCATGGAAGAGCTGACCACCCTGCCGGGCGTCGGTCGGAAAACGGCCAACGTGATTTTGGGCAACGCCTTCGACCTGCCGGGATTCCCCGTGGACACCCACGTCATGCGGGTCACCAAGCGCCTGCATTGGCGTTCCGACTGGAACAAGACCAAGGACGACCCCGTGGCCATCGAGAAGGAAGTCACCGCGGCCTTCGAGCCTACGGAATGGCGGGACCTGAGCCATCGGCTGATCGATTTCGGGCGCGATACCTGCCACGCCCGAAAGCCCGAATGCCTGATCTGCCCCTTGCGGGACACCTGCCCCAGTTTCGGTCTCTATATCTGA
- a CDS encoding LacI family DNA-binding transcriptional regulator has protein sequence MEKVSIRDVASRAGVSVSTVSRALSRPEMVSESTRRKIQAIAEELDFSVSRTAGNLKSGKSRRIALLVGSNKIEWFTANIMEGLNSVILDQGYDLVFYPISSVEDRRAFFEELPVRNNVDAVIISSFTATAKEITRLHSAHVPLVGINSPSTLNFSATVHTSDRTGMKLAIRHLSLLGHRKILYIYQTFHSSIKFSSYGRIQAFKDACAKKPGITGIVKSFENPHEAFDALTTGILSEDDPPTAVCVHQDSQALPFLFRAQSIGLSIPDDLSIMGYDDSSFAQDVGLTTIRQDPYAMGREAASKALQLIESREPEIQHEEFPVELVVRRSTGEIRKHQLF, from the coding sequence ATGGAAAAAGTATCTATCCGCGATGTAGCATCCCGGGCCGGGGTGTCCGTTTCCACGGTCTCCCGAGCCTTATCCCGCCCCGAGATGGTTTCGGAGTCGACGAGACGAAAGATCCAGGCCATAGCCGAGGAATTGGATTTCTCCGTCTCCCGGACCGCCGGCAACCTCAAGTCAGGAAAGTCGAGACGCATCGCCCTCTTGGTCGGCAGCAACAAAATCGAATGGTTCACGGCCAACATCATGGAAGGGCTCAACAGCGTAATCCTGGACCAAGGATACGACCTGGTCTTCTACCCCATCTCCAGCGTGGAAGACCGCAGAGCCTTCTTCGAGGAACTGCCCGTGCGCAACAATGTGGATGCGGTCATCATCTCCTCCTTCACCGCCACGGCCAAGGAAATCACCCGCCTACACAGTGCCCACGTCCCCCTTGTCGGAATCAACTCGCCCAGCACCCTGAACTTCTCCGCCACCGTGCACACCAGTGACCGGACGGGGATGAAACTCGCCATCCGCCATCTCAGCCTCCTAGGCCATAGGAAAATCCTCTACATATACCAGACCTTCCATTCCTCCATCAAATTCAGCTCTTACGGCCGCATCCAAGCCTTCAAGGACGCCTGCGCGAAAAAGCCGGGAATCACGGGAATCGTGAAATCCTTCGAAAACCCTCATGAGGCCTTCGACGCCCTCACCACCGGAATCCTCAGCGAAGACGACCCCCCGACTGCGGTTTGCGTCCATCAGGATTCCCAAGCCCTCCCCTTCCTCTTCCGGGCGCAAAGCATCGGCCTCTCCATCCCGGACGATCTGTCCATCATGGGCTATGACGATAGCTCCTTCGCCCAGGACGTCGGCTTGACCACCATCCGCCAAGACCCTTATGCCATGGGGAGGGAAGCCGCCTCGAAGGCGTTGCAGCTCATCGAATCACGCGAGCCCGAAATCCAGCATGAGGAATTCCCGGTGGAACTGGTCGTGAGGCGGTCCACAGGAGAAATCAGGAAGCATCAGCTGTTCTGA